The following proteins are encoded in a genomic region of Spirosoma sp. SC4-14:
- a CDS encoding RagB/SusD family nutrient uptake outer membrane protein, whose translation MKKIVYGFTLLFCCFITTSCHKNFLDKAPGVDLTEDNAFLNKANLETFITTIYRYGVHSNFRYRVQGEAVSSPDRNYIPFSGVNTTDCIHPSSSISDEGDASEAAFVNNNRWNEGTVLPATIVNVEDFRYYIRWIALRQINLVLKRINEVPDADEAYKKQVIAEVKSLRALNYLEMLKRYGGVPIVDKVFEPGEKAIVPRSSFSDCVKFVVKDIDESVPNLPAAYSASQTGRVTALVALAIKAEVLLYAASPQYNTATPVLPMANAADNALICYGNFDQNRWQLAADAAKEALDYALANGYGLIDEPANRNPKELDNGTVGPLGNYRVSWETTNNKELIFMYQGGGNSAGAITNIGNAPLTFWNASCFGSFWSGISVPLNFLKKYEKLDGTPQTWDAAGGTDLLAKYAELDPRFKQSMIYTNGYYTARDPIAQIYSGGKDYVNCKGGLWLRKYIPRNATSGNFVMNDVLFRVNELYLNYAEALNEAAGPVQAAYDAVNAIRTRSGMPDLPQGLTKEQFRQRVRNEIAIEMLNDDHRFWDIKRWLIAEEEGVMKGNMDGLQITRTGTAPNYKYSWKPYTFETRTFNKNMYLHPFPLTEVLKGNLVQNPGW comes from the coding sequence ATGAAAAAAATAGTATACGGTTTTACTCTCCTCTTCTGCTGTTTTATTACGACCTCCTGTCATAAAAACTTTCTGGATAAAGCGCCCGGTGTGGATCTGACCGAAGACAATGCGTTTTTGAATAAAGCCAACCTGGAGACCTTTATCACAACGATTTATCGCTATGGTGTCCATTCCAATTTCCGATACCGAGTTCAGGGCGAAGCGGTATCCTCTCCTGACAGAAACTACATCCCCTTCTCTGGTGTAAACACAACCGACTGTATTCATCCGAGTTCCAGCATCAGCGACGAAGGCGATGCATCGGAAGCCGCCTTTGTGAATAATAACCGATGGAATGAGGGTACGGTGCTTCCGGCTACCATCGTGAACGTCGAGGACTTTCGGTATTACATTCGGTGGATAGCCTTACGCCAGATTAACCTTGTTCTGAAACGGATCAACGAAGTGCCCGATGCCGATGAGGCCTATAAAAAACAGGTTATTGCCGAAGTGAAGTCCTTGCGCGCCTTGAATTACCTGGAAATGCTGAAACGCTACGGGGGTGTCCCGATTGTCGATAAGGTGTTTGAACCCGGTGAAAAAGCGATAGTACCCCGAAGCTCATTCAGCGACTGTGTAAAGTTTGTTGTCAAAGACATTGACGAATCGGTTCCCAACTTACCAGCCGCTTACTCGGCGTCGCAAACGGGCCGGGTAACGGCGCTGGTGGCACTGGCGATCAAAGCAGAAGTTTTGCTGTACGCTGCCAGCCCACAGTATAATACCGCAACGCCCGTGCTACCGATGGCCAATGCCGCCGACAATGCCCTGATCTGCTATGGTAATTTTGACCAAAACCGGTGGCAGTTAGCTGCCGATGCTGCAAAAGAGGCCCTCGATTATGCCCTGGCCAATGGCTACGGGCTGATTGATGAGCCAGCGAACCGAAATCCAAAAGAACTGGACAATGGCACCGTTGGGCCACTGGGCAATTATCGGGTATCGTGGGAAACGACCAATAACAAAGAGTTGATATTCATGTATCAGGGTGGCGGGAACAGCGCCGGAGCCATTACGAACATAGGCAATGCACCCCTGACCTTCTGGAATGCGTCCTGCTTTGGTTCGTTCTGGAGCGGCATTAGTGTGCCGTTGAATTTCCTGAAGAAGTACGAAAAACTAGACGGAACACCGCAAACCTGGGACGCTGCCGGTGGAACGGACCTGCTCGCAAAATATGCTGAGTTAGACCCTCGGTTCAAGCAGTCGATGATCTATACCAATGGCTATTATACGGCACGGGATCCTATTGCCCAGATCTATAGTGGTGGTAAAGATTATGTGAACTGTAAAGGCGGTTTGTGGCTGCGTAAATACATACCCCGCAATGCCACCAGTGGTAATTTTGTGATGAACGATGTGCTCTTTCGAGTCAACGAATTGTATCTCAATTATGCCGAAGCCTTAAACGAAGCCGCTGGACCCGTGCAGGCCGCCTATGATGCCGTCAATGCCATTCGGACTCGTTCCGGCATGCCCGATCTGCCACAGGGACTCACCAAAGAACAGTTCAGGCAGCGCGTTCGCAATGAAATTGCCATTGAAATGCTCAATGACGATCACCGGTTCTGGGACATCAAACGCTGGTTGATTGCCGAAGAAGAAGGGGTCATGAAGGGAAATATGGATGGGCTGCAAATTACCCGGACGGGAACCGCACCCAACTACAAATATTCGTGGAAGCCATACACATTTGAGACCAGGACGTTCAACAAAAATATGTACCTGCATCCGTTCCCGTTGACTGAAGTGCTTAAAGGAAATTTAGTCCAAAACCCCGGTTGGTAA
- a CDS encoding SusC/RagA family TonB-linked outer membrane protein: MKRRILFYTTLLLSYFYGIQEGAAQQTFASLYKPQEGLRGQDNSTSIIALLKKLELAHRTSFVYQKELLENKTFTGTVNENDKLEQVLDRVLTPANLRFRKLKGGGYTILPRKAAKNIPAETELLKTSSIQEFPQEVNKDLPVNTLLSKVEVQWVPAVKLADIVVSGKVTDSEKGDPIPGASIVLKGATKGTTTDANGAYSISVPNGNAVLVFSFVGFEKQEVTVGNRTQVNIALKNDLKELNEVVVVGFGTQKKINATGAISSIGTKELIQSPVANISNSLVGRMPGLFATQSGGEPGNDASKIRIRGVGTFSGSTDPLTLVDGIQVDNYNNIDPNEIESVTILKDASSTAVYGIRGANGVLIITTKRGKVGPPKVSYTFNQGFNSFTDLRQMMNSGDYATHFNDAIKADSYVNGTVYVPKYTDQDIELYRNGQDPIFHPNVNWFDVMFKKVSKQSQHNVNISGGQNKVRYFVSAGYFSQEGLFKDTKDVVDAFSPQSIFQRYNLRSNFNFDVTSRLRMTLDLSSQTEVRSGNNGSSTERVVGDIARASPLSTPGVVDGKVVNILTGSQNNPYASLLYPNLAGGLKRSYRNYLNGNFRMDYDLGSLTNGLSVHANVALQTYNDQQITNTKTLITYLAVKLPDGSVNYVPSTTEAQFGFSQTGTYNRRITAEAGIDYKRSFGVHNITGLLLYNQQKTFDPSLAFLVPKGYQSFVGRATYDYQGRYLAEVNVGYNGTENFAPGKRFGLFPAYSVGWVASQEPFFPKAGFVTFLKFRGSYGEVGNDNIGGTRFLYRETSYSSVANIYYFGNVGSTFSGFTGIREGATGNPDVTWERAVKQNIGLELWMWKDKIKFTADVFNENRSDILATPQTISSIVGLSQPASNLGKMQNKGYEGDITYTDKVGSVGYRISANFSFARNKVLFRDEVPNQYPYQNRTGQRLGQNFGLIAEGLYNTWEEVNDPSRPVYSYQNNKIQPGDIKYKDYNGDGIINNFDAVPIGFSNLPEKTFGASIGLNYKGFDLSVLFQGVGNVSHYYTRFQRGTGYGQAPPEGSPSYMNESWTQERYDAGLPIRFPRFSVSSSPNNEGSSYWLADASYVRIKNAELGYRLSEGLLKKLHISACRIYVNANNLFTWKHMYPGIDPENTATGDTNTEPYPLVRTINTGINLSF; the protein is encoded by the coding sequence ATGAAAAGACGTATCCTCTTTTATACAACCTTGTTGTTATCCTACTTTTATGGGATTCAGGAGGGAGCAGCCCAACAGACATTTGCCTCCCTGTATAAGCCGCAGGAGGGACTCCGAGGGCAGGACAATAGTACCAGTATTATAGCCCTGCTTAAAAAATTAGAACTGGCCCACCGAACGAGTTTCGTTTATCAAAAAGAACTGCTGGAAAACAAAACCTTTACGGGAACCGTCAATGAAAATGATAAACTGGAACAGGTTCTTGACCGGGTACTTACGCCCGCCAACCTGCGCTTTCGTAAACTCAAAGGCGGTGGGTACACCATACTCCCCCGGAAAGCTGCCAAAAATATACCGGCCGAAACCGAGCTGTTAAAGACATCCAGTATCCAGGAATTCCCGCAGGAAGTAAACAAAGACTTACCGGTAAATACTTTACTGTCGAAAGTAGAGGTGCAATGGGTGCCAGCGGTTAAACTCGCCGATATAGTGGTAAGTGGCAAGGTGACCGATAGCGAAAAAGGTGACCCCATTCCAGGTGCCAGTATTGTGCTGAAAGGCGCTACCAAAGGAACAACTACGGATGCCAATGGGGCTTATTCCATTTCAGTACCTAATGGAAATGCCGTGCTGGTTTTCAGCTTCGTAGGGTTTGAAAAACAGGAAGTTACGGTTGGTAACCGCACACAGGTAAACATCGCACTGAAGAATGATCTCAAGGAACTGAATGAGGTTGTGGTTGTCGGTTTCGGAACTCAGAAAAAGATCAATGCGACTGGCGCCATTTCAAGTATTGGGACTAAAGAACTGATACAGTCGCCGGTAGCCAATATCAGTAATTCGCTGGTGGGTCGTATGCCGGGCCTGTTCGCTACCCAATCAGGTGGGGAGCCCGGTAATGATGCGTCTAAAATCAGAATTAGAGGAGTTGGTACGTTTTCGGGCAGTACCGACCCGCTGACGCTGGTCGATGGCATACAGGTCGATAACTACAATAACATCGATCCGAATGAAATTGAATCCGTAACAATTTTGAAGGATGCGTCATCGACGGCGGTTTATGGAATCAGAGGTGCCAATGGTGTGCTGATCATTACCACCAAGCGGGGTAAAGTTGGGCCGCCCAAAGTGAGCTATACCTTTAACCAGGGGTTCAATTCATTTACCGACTTGCGGCAGATGATGAACAGTGGTGATTATGCCACTCATTTTAATGACGCCATAAAAGCAGATTCCTACGTAAATGGAACCGTTTACGTGCCCAAATACACAGACCAGGATATTGAACTCTACCGCAATGGGCAGGACCCGATTTTCCACCCCAATGTGAACTGGTTCGACGTGATGTTCAAGAAGGTATCGAAGCAATCGCAGCATAACGTCAACATTAGTGGGGGGCAGAACAAGGTGCGGTACTTTGTTTCAGCCGGGTACTTCAGTCAGGAAGGGTTGTTTAAAGACACAAAGGATGTCGTCGATGCGTTTTCTCCGCAGTCAATTTTTCAGCGTTATAACCTCCGGTCTAATTTTAATTTCGACGTAACAAGCCGGTTGAGAATGACACTCGACCTGTCGTCGCAGACAGAAGTTCGGAGCGGTAATAATGGGAGCAGTACGGAGCGTGTCGTTGGCGATATTGCCCGCGCCAGTCCCTTGAGCACACCCGGTGTTGTCGACGGAAAAGTGGTCAATATTCTGACCGGCTCACAAAACAACCCCTATGCCAGCTTATTATATCCTAACCTCGCCGGTGGGCTCAAACGGTCGTATCGGAACTACCTGAATGGGAATTTTCGCATGGATTATGACCTAGGTTCGTTGACTAACGGTTTGTCTGTTCACGCAAACGTGGCTCTGCAAACCTACAACGACCAGCAAATCACCAATACCAAAACGCTCATAACCTATCTGGCCGTAAAACTTCCAGACGGGTCAGTAAACTATGTGCCTTCTACAACGGAAGCGCAATTCGGGTTCAGCCAGACCGGAACCTATAACCGACGAATTACGGCCGAAGCGGGGATTGATTATAAACGAAGTTTTGGTGTACATAACATAACGGGCTTATTACTCTACAACCAGCAAAAGACCTTCGATCCGTCGCTGGCTTTTTTGGTCCCTAAAGGCTATCAGAGTTTTGTGGGTCGTGCTACCTACGATTATCAGGGTCGTTATTTAGCCGAAGTGAATGTGGGCTATAATGGTACAGAAAACTTTGCGCCGGGTAAGCGGTTTGGCCTTTTTCCGGCTTATTCGGTGGGTTGGGTAGCGTCGCAGGAACCATTTTTTCCAAAAGCAGGGTTCGTTACCTTCCTTAAGTTTAGAGGTTCTTACGGTGAGGTTGGTAACGATAACATCGGCGGAACCCGTTTCCTGTACCGGGAAACCAGCTACTCGTCAGTGGCCAATATCTATTACTTCGGAAATGTTGGGTCAACATTTAGTGGGTTTACTGGTATCCGGGAAGGGGCCACGGGCAACCCAGACGTAACCTGGGAACGGGCTGTCAAGCAGAATATTGGTCTGGAACTGTGGATGTGGAAAGATAAGATTAAGTTCACGGCCGATGTATTCAATGAGAACCGCAGTGATATTCTTGCTACACCCCAAACTATATCATCTATTGTAGGTTTGTCGCAGCCCGCCAGTAACCTGGGTAAAATGCAGAATAAAGGGTATGAAGGCGACATTACGTATACCGATAAGGTTGGGAGTGTTGGGTACCGCATTTCGGCTAATTTTAGTTTTGCACGAAACAAGGTTCTCTTCCGGGATGAAGTGCCCAATCAGTATCCCTACCAGAACCGTACGGGACAACGCCTGGGGCAAAACTTCGGACTTATTGCCGAAGGCCTATACAACACCTGGGAAGAAGTGAATGACCCCAGCCGACCTGTTTATTCCTATCAGAATAACAAAATTCAACCTGGCGATATCAAGTACAAAGATTATAACGGAGATGGGATCATCAACAACTTTGATGCCGTACCCATAGGCTTTTCAAACCTACCGGAAAAAACATTTGGGGCATCTATTGGGCTCAACTATAAAGGATTCGATTTGTCGGTACTGTTTCAGGGCGTTGGCAACGTCTCGCATTATTATACCCGCTTTCAGAGAGGTACCGGTTATGGCCAGGCACCACCCGAAGGGTCGCCCAGCTATATGAACGAAAGCTGGACCCAAGAACGCTATGATGCTGGCTTACCCATTCGGTTTCCGCGCTTTTCAGTGAGCAGCAGCCCCAATAATGAGGGTTCTTCGTATTGGCTGGCTGATGCCAGTTATGTGCGGATAAAAAATGCTGAACTAGGCTACCGGTTGAGCGAAGGATTACTCAAGAAACTGCATATCAGCGCGTGTCGCATTTATGTGAACGCCAATAACCTGTTTACCTGGAAACATATGTATCCGGGTATCGATCCCGAAAATACGGCAACTGGCGATACCAACACCGAGCCTTACCCTCTTGTCAGAACCATCAACACCGGTATAAATCTGAGCTTCTAA
- a CDS encoding transposase: protein MERFQNKYRIASARAAWWDYGWAGAYFITICTAQRHHYFGNINQGRMQLSSVGILADVFWHEIRHHAQQLELGTFVVMPNHIHGILILNNDDGNNVNANVETRHALSLPPTPLSQRFQNQGKNTVSSIIGGYKSAVTKHAHRLGFDFGWQARFHDHIIRNDAEYQRINDYIEQNPERWDGDKFYTT, encoded by the coding sequence ATGGAACGATTTCAAAACAAATACCGGATTGCTTCGGCGCGGGCTGCCTGGTGGGATTATGGCTGGGCTGGGGCTTATTTTATCACGATTTGCACTGCACAACGGCATCATTATTTTGGCAACATCAACCAGGGCCGGATGCAATTATCGTCGGTTGGTATTCTGGCGGATGTATTCTGGCACGAAATACGCCATCATGCCCAACAGCTCGAATTGGGTACGTTTGTGGTCATGCCGAACCATATTCACGGCATTTTGATATTGAATAATGACGACGGCAACAACGTAAACGCAAACGTAGAGACAAGGCATGCCTTGTCTCTACCGCCGACGCCGTTATCGCAACGATTTCAAAACCAGGGCAAAAACACGGTTTCGTCAATTATTGGGGGATACAAATCGGCGGTCACCAAACACGCACATCGATTGGGTTTTGATTTCGGCTGGCAGGCCCGTTTCCATGATCACATCATTCGGAACGACGCCGAATATCAACGTATTAACGATTACATTGAACAGAATCCTGAACGCTGGGATGGGGATAAATTTTATACCACGTAG
- a CDS encoding FecR domain-containing protein, whose protein sequence is MPNSDSTVEDFCKDPNFIRWVLTPTDESNRFWQSFMADYPHKRADISLAIDYVKTIQFREIEPTQQDLARLKQRIWADIDKPARQTTTVQLIHWYQRPYWAAAAIVMLVASIGFAWWIYQANLSLTYQTAYGKIQEIKLVDGSVVTLNANSRLKVADNMADRPVREVWLEGEAYFDIAKRKGTKFIVHTPEAQIEVLGTEFNVNTRRNQTHVVLEEGKVQLSTDNQSMVVMKPGDMATVTPKSRQIQLKRVQPDLYDAWKASYIILDGKSLPEIINSLEDTFGVKINLSDSLLMNRKLTGKLRTDVADDCIENLGIILDANVKKTGDTYRFE, encoded by the coding sequence ATGCCGAATTCCGATTCTACCGTAGAAGACTTTTGCAAAGACCCCAATTTTATACGCTGGGTACTTACCCCCACTGACGAATCGAATCGGTTCTGGCAATCCTTCATGGCCGATTACCCCCATAAACGGGCTGATATTAGTCTGGCCATCGACTACGTCAAAACGATTCAGTTTCGCGAAATTGAGCCTACTCAACAGGACCTCGCCCGGCTTAAGCAACGTATCTGGGCCGATATTGACAAACCTGCCCGTCAGACCACCACAGTTCAGCTTATACACTGGTATCAACGTCCCTATTGGGCTGCGGCAGCCATTGTGATGCTTGTTGCTTCAATTGGTTTTGCCTGGTGGATCTATCAGGCCAATTTATCCCTGACGTATCAAACGGCTTACGGGAAAATTCAGGAGATCAAGCTGGTGGATGGGTCGGTGGTCACGCTCAATGCCAATTCCAGGCTTAAAGTAGCAGATAATATGGCTGATCGGCCTGTTCGGGAGGTATGGCTGGAAGGCGAGGCTTATTTTGATATTGCGAAACGGAAGGGAACCAAATTCATTGTTCACACGCCGGAAGCGCAGATCGAAGTGTTGGGTACCGAGTTTAACGTGAACACCCGACGCAATCAGACCCATGTTGTTTTAGAGGAAGGTAAAGTCCAGTTAAGTACGGATAATCAGTCGATGGTCGTCATGAAGCCGGGTGACATGGCTACGGTAACGCCAAAAAGCCGCCAGATTCAACTAAAACGCGTGCAGCCTGATCTATATGATGCCTGGAAGGCGTCCTATATCATATTGGACGGCAAAAGTTTACCCGAAATTATCAATAGCCTGGAAGATACCTTTGGGGTGAAAATCAACCTGAGCGATAGCCTGTTGATGAACCGAAAACTTACGGGTAAGCTACGTACCGATGTGGCCGACGACTGCATCGAGAATCTAGGCATCATTCTGGATGCCAATGTCAAAAAAACGGGCGATACGTATCGGTTTGAATAG
- a CDS encoding sigma-70 family RNA polymerase sigma factor yields MTPQLTPAEHIRLWNDFRDGSQAAFSQLYECFSVDLYRYGYNLIRNKPLVEDCLHELFLHIHENRSRLGATDNIRFYLFRALRRRLLDTVGRLNKLDSDDYLFDNAEFLIQPYEQSLVEEQLVEQQKLLVIAQLNKLPKRQKEILYLVYMKGLSYQQAAEVMDITMKSVYNTVNVALTTLRAYVRTSFEQGGALWSLPGAILIYFIKILLG; encoded by the coding sequence ATGACTCCTCAACTTACCCCCGCCGAACATATTCGCCTGTGGAACGACTTTCGCGACGGAAGCCAGGCGGCTTTCTCCCAGCTTTATGAGTGCTTTTCGGTGGATCTGTACCGCTATGGCTACAACCTGATCCGAAACAAGCCGCTTGTCGAAGATTGCCTGCATGAGTTATTCCTGCACATCCATGAAAACCGCTCCCGGTTGGGTGCTACCGACAACATCCGGTTCTATTTATTTCGGGCCTTACGTCGGCGGCTACTGGATACGGTCGGCCGATTGAATAAGCTGGATTCGGACGACTATTTGTTCGATAACGCGGAGTTTCTGATTCAGCCCTACGAGCAGAGCCTGGTGGAGGAGCAGCTGGTTGAACAGCAAAAGCTGCTGGTGATTGCTCAGTTGAACAAATTGCCCAAACGTCAGAAAGAGATTCTGTATCTGGTATACATGAAAGGGCTAAGCTACCAGCAGGCGGCTGAGGTGATGGACATTACGATGAAGAGCGTTTATAACACCGTGAACGTAGCGCTGACGACCCTGCGGGCATATGTACGTACCTCCTTCGAGCAGGGTGGCGCTCTGTGGAGCCTGCCAGGGGCCATTCTAATTTACTTTATTAAGATTTTATTGGGATAA
- a CDS encoding sugar porter family MFS transporter → MAVIIQVQPEISGGDVAVNRSYVYLISAIAALGGVLFGFDLVIISGTVPFFTKHFQLDEFQTGWAVGCINLGAAIGALIGGKLSDTLGRKKLLMGCAVLFALTGAGTGWAGSFPLFVTFRMLSGVAVGAAALVCPMYVAEISPAPMRGRMVSFYQLSIVIGILLAYLSNYLLLNSGVNNWRWMFSSQSVPSILFFLGLFFVAESPRWLIRKQRIDEAEAVLNRIGGSKYATTEAVQIKASFSQESRESISDLFRENLWPIVFIGIVVAVFSQAVGQNSLFSYAPELFRQAGMAQDSAFLQSIIIGVINFIFTFIAITTIDKIGRKKLLQYGSILLCLDALALSGAFYWQLPGAWVLVFVLAFIAIYSATLGPVTWVALSEIFPNRIRGNAMALATLALWITNFFTTASFPVMKQYWGLPVTFGFHAVLCFSYFLFVRVRMPETKGKSLEEIEKQLTQS, encoded by the coding sequence ATGGCAGTTATTATTCAGGTCCAGCCCGAAATCAGCGGGGGCGACGTAGCGGTCAACCGAAGTTACGTCTACCTCATCAGTGCCATTGCGGCTTTAGGGGGCGTTCTGTTCGGCTTCGATCTGGTCATCATTTCCGGCACCGTTCCCTTTTTTACGAAGCACTTTCAACTGGATGAGTTTCAGACAGGCTGGGCGGTGGGCTGTATCAACCTGGGTGCCGCCATTGGCGCATTGATTGGCGGTAAACTAAGCGATACGCTGGGCCGAAAAAAGCTACTGATGGGCTGCGCGGTGCTGTTTGCCCTGACAGGCGCAGGCACGGGCTGGGCCGGAAGTTTCCCTCTGTTCGTTACGTTTCGGATGCTCAGTGGCGTGGCCGTTGGCGCTGCGGCTTTGGTATGCCCGATGTACGTAGCCGAGATTTCGCCCGCACCCATGCGGGGACGTATGGTATCCTTTTACCAGCTCTCCATCGTGATTGGTATTCTGCTGGCTTACCTCTCCAATTACCTGCTCCTGAATAGCGGGGTCAATAACTGGCGGTGGATGTTTTCCTCACAGTCGGTCCCATCGATTCTGTTTTTTCTGGGTTTATTTTTTGTGGCCGAAAGCCCTCGCTGGCTTATTCGGAAACAGCGAATAGACGAAGCAGAGGCTGTTTTGAACCGAATTGGCGGGAGTAAGTATGCCACTACCGAAGCGGTTCAGATCAAGGCCAGTTTCTCGCAGGAATCCCGTGAATCCATCAGCGATCTGTTTCGGGAAAACCTGTGGCCCATTGTTTTCATTGGGATTGTCGTTGCGGTTTTCTCACAGGCCGTTGGGCAAAATTCCCTGTTTTCCTACGCACCTGAACTGTTTCGGCAGGCGGGTATGGCGCAGGATTCCGCCTTTTTACAGTCGATCATCATTGGCGTGATCAACTTCATTTTTACCTTCATTGCCATTACTACGATTGATAAAATCGGCCGAAAGAAACTCCTGCAATACGGATCGATTTTGCTTTGCTTAGATGCCCTGGCGTTATCGGGGGCTTTTTACTGGCAGTTGCCCGGTGCGTGGGTACTCGTTTTTGTGCTGGCGTTCATCGCTATTTATTCAGCTACGTTGGGCCCCGTTACGTGGGTAGCGCTCTCCGAAATCTTTCCGAACCGTATTCGGGGAAATGCAATGGCGCTGGCAACGCTGGCTCTGTGGATTACTAACTTCTTCACCACGGCTTCCTTCCCCGTCATGAAGCAATACTGGGGCTTGCCGGTAACTTTTGGCTTTCACGCCGTTTTGTGTTTCAGCTACTTTCTGTTCGTTCGGGTGCGAATGCCGGAAACAAAAGGGAAATCGCTGGAAGAAATTGAAAAGCAGCTAACTCAATCCTAA
- a CDS encoding phytanoyl-CoA dioxygenase family protein: MTNESLTPEQIKQYQQDGYLIIRSFLNAEEVEKLYHVAIDDSAISKHAININDSTGKRSKLSLWYKPGDDVYGLLTRSHQLVESVDALLDNPASPVCHFHSKLMQKEPRVGGAWEWHQDYGYWYKNEFLLPDQMMSVMVAITDANQENGCLQVIKGSHKMGRVEHGFAGEQVGASQRYVDLALKTMEHVFVELKAGDVLFFHSNILHRSEANLSDKPRWSMISCYNRQSNIGYNESSSSSASITPIDVVPNEALLTWDAAGLVEEGAGFLSKEADVALK; this comes from the coding sequence ATGACAAACGAATCATTAACACCCGAACAGATTAAGCAGTATCAGCAGGACGGTTATCTGATTATCAGAAGTTTCCTGAATGCCGAAGAAGTTGAAAAACTTTACCACGTAGCCATAGACGATAGTGCGATCAGTAAACATGCGATCAATATCAACGATAGCACGGGGAAACGGAGCAAGCTGTCGCTCTGGTACAAACCCGGCGATGATGTGTATGGACTACTCACCCGTAGTCATCAACTTGTGGAGTCGGTAGATGCCTTGCTGGATAACCCCGCTTCCCCAGTTTGCCATTTTCACTCCAAGCTGATGCAGAAAGAGCCGCGGGTAGGAGGGGCCTGGGAGTGGCATCAGGATTACGGCTACTGGTATAAAAACGAATTTCTGCTGCCCGATCAGATGATGTCGGTTATGGTTGCCATTACGGATGCGAATCAGGAAAACGGCTGTTTACAAGTGATCAAAGGGTCGCACAAAATGGGGCGGGTCGAGCACGGTTTCGCGGGCGAACAGGTGGGCGCTTCGCAACGCTACGTCGATCTAGCTCTGAAAACAATGGAGCACGTTTTTGTAGAGTTAAAAGCGGGTGATGTGCTGTTCTTCCACAGCAACATACTTCACCGGTCAGAGGCCAACCTGTCGGATAAACCGCGCTGGTCGATGATTTCGTGCTACAACCGGCAGTCCAACATCGGCTACAACGAATCGTCGTCTTCGTCGGCAAGCATTACGCCCATCGATGTGGTTCCCAATGAAGCCCTGCTCACCTGGGATGCGGCCGGACTGGTTGAAGAGGGTGCTGGCTTCCTGAGTAAAGAAGCTGACGTAGCGTTGAAATAA